Within the Candidatus Culexarchaeum yellowstonense genome, the region AATCCATTCATGTTATCCACATTATCTAATGCTTTACTTAATGGTGTGTAGTGTGATTTCCATGTTATTCGTTATTGTGATATGGCTAGATATATTCCCATTAATGTGATCATCATACCCAACATCTTGATACCGTCAATGATTTGACCTAAAATCATGTATGCAAGTATGGTTGATATTATAGGTTCCCCTAATGTCGATGTAGCTACAGTTATTAGTCCAAGGCTTCTAAGTAAATAGTTTAGTAATGTGTGTCCCATTAGCATTGGCACTATTGTTAGTAATATGACGTATGTCCATGTGTTTATGTTGTATGATGTAAAGTTTATGTTGTTCGCAAATATATATGTCAATGTGGCTATTCCACCTATCCCATAAACCCATGCTGTAAGAGCTTGTGTGCTCATTTCATTTCTAAGTATTCTGTTGGCTGACAAGTATATTGAGAATGATGCTGCACCTATCAATGCATAAATTATTCCCTGAATATTGGCTTCACTTATATTTAATTCCCCAATCCCAGTAACCATCATTGTGGATCCAATTATTGAAGTGATTATTCCCATTAGCCTCTTTCCACTAACCCTTTCACCCATGAATTTTCCTATGATTGTAGAGAATATTGGATGTAGGTTTACTATTGTTGTGCTAATGGCTACTGGGATCATATGTAGTGATTCCATCCATAGTGTGAAGTGTGTTGCTAGGCTTAATCCTGAGATTACTATTAGGGGGCTGAATTTGGTTATCCCCTTATATTCACCGTTCACCATCATGATTAACAGTGTTAGTATTGATGATAGTGTCATCCTCCAGAATGCGCACACTATTCCAGGTGCATTTGATAACACCACAAATATTGAAGCCCATGATACGCTGAATACCGCTATCCCAAGTATTATGTAATCCTTCATTCAGTATGAAACTTAACGCTAATTTATAAGATAAAGATTTTGCAATGCTCTATAGGCAATGGTTATATTTATGCCCTTCACAATATTATACTTGGATTTCCCATGAAGGAAGCAATGTTATATGAATCTATGGGTGGTGGAAGTGTTAAATGTAATTTGTGTGGTCGTAGATGTATAATTCCTGAGGGTAAAACTGGTTTCTGCCGTGTCCGTAAGAATGTGGGTGGGAAATTATATTCCCTCGTTTACTCCAAAGCTTGCTCTGTGGCTTGTGACCCAATTGAGAAGAAGCCTCTATTCCATTATAATCCTGGCGCATCCGTCTTAAGTATAGCTACTATTGGATGCAATTTTAGATGTTTATTCTGCGATAATTGGGTTATAAGTCAGGAGGAAGAGATTTATGGTAGAGAGTTGCCTCCAGAGAAGATTGTGGAATTGGCTTTGAATAATGATTGTCAAGGTATAAGCTACACTTATACTGAACCAACAATATTCTTTGAATACGCATATGACACTGCCAAGATTGCCAAGAGTAAGGGTTTATTCAATACATTCGTAACTAATGGTTATATGACCCCTGAGGCTGTGGATACCATAGCCCCATATCTTGACGCTGCTACTGTGGATATTAAATGTTCAGCTAACCCTGAGGCGTATAAAACTTTATCTAGCGTTTTTGATGTTCAACCAATTTTCGATTGCCTATTGGAATTGAAGAGGAAGGGGGTCTTCATTGAAGTAACCAATCTACTTATACCTGGAATTGATGGGTGGGAGAGGGATCTTGAAAATTTAGCTAAATGGATTGCTGAGAACCTTGGTCCTGAAACCCCATTCCACATCCTTAGATTTCATCCAGACTACAAATTGTATGATCGTTCTTCAACGCCAAGTTATATGCTTAAGAAGGCTTATGAGATATCCCGTAATTTCGGGTTAAAGCATGTTTATGTTGGTAATGCACCTGAACTTAGACTGGAAAACACCTACTGTCCACAATGTGGTCAATTATTGATTGAGAGGTATGGATTCCAGGTTTTAGCATACAATATTACTGAAGACCTTAAATGCCCAAAATGTGGGTATAACGTTAATGTTCGTGGAAAGTTTTGGGCTGGTGGGGGATGGCTTCGGGACATACTATAAGTTTATAAGCATATTGTCGTAGAGTATTCTATTAACTTGGGTGAAGGTGGATACTGTGAAGTATAGGCGTTTTGGAAGTTTAGATTGGCATGTTTCAGTGCTTGGTTTTGGGGCTATGAGGCTTCCAGTTATCGGTGACGATTATAGTAATGTGAATGAAGATGAAGCTATAAAGATGATTAGGTATGGTATTGAGCATGGGATAAATTATGTTGATACCGCTTATGGTTATCATGGTGGTAAGAGTGAAGTCATAGTGGGTAAAGCTGTGGATGGTTATCATGGACGTGTCCGTGTGGCTACGAAGATGCCCGTTTACCTCATTAATTCACAGTCAGATATGGATAAGGTTTTGGATGAGCAGTTGAATCGATTGGGCATGGATTATGTGGACTTCTATTTACTTCACGGTTTAAATAGGGAAAGGTGGAAGAAGCTTAAGGAGCTTAGGGTTTTCGAATGGATTGAACACGCCCTATCCAGTGGTAAAATAAAGCATATTGGATTCAGCTTTCATGATTCCTTCGATCTATTCAAGGAAATTATAGATTCGTATAATTGGACTTTATGTCAAATTCAATACAACTATTTAGACGTGGATTATCAAGCTGGGATTAGGGGGTTAAAGTATGCTGCCTCTAAAGGTATAGCCGTGGTTGTAATGGAGCCTTTGGCTGGTGGATTGCTTGCCTCACCTCCAATTGAAGTTATAAATGTGTTTAATGAAGCTAAGGTTAAGCGTAGCCCTGTGGAGTGGGCTTTAATGTGGGTTTGGAATCATCCAGAAGTTTCAGTGGCTTTGAGTGGTATGAGTACCATGCAGCAGGTTGTGGAGAATGTTAAGTATGCTGAGAATGCCATCCCAAATATCCTCAGCCAGGAGGAGTTGGCTTTATTTGATAGGGCTAGGGATATAATACGTGGAAAAGGTTTCATAAATTGTAGCGGTTGCAGATATTGTCAACCATGTCCCAATGGTGTTTTAATACCTGACATATTTGCATATTATAATGCCTACTTTAGGAGGGGTAGGGATCCATCTGTAATAGATGAATATAACCTCAAGATTCCACCTAATGGTAGAGCTGAAAATTGCATTAAATGTGGTAAATGTGAAGAGCTTTGCCCGCAACATATTGAGATAAGGCTTTGGCTAGATAGAGCTAGGAGGCTTTTCAGCCGCCCAAGATAAACTGAAATCACTTATATACCCCATACATACACATTTTTATCGTGACCTTCATGGATTTCAAGGAGTATAGGGAGTGGCATTCCAAATGCAATTTAAAGATTGTTGCAGAAAATCTAATTAAACGTGGATTTAAGGCTAAATGTTTTGATGATGTTAGGGAGTCTAAGAACTATATCCTATCAATGATACCTCAAAATGCCACTGTTGGTGTGGGTGGCTCTGTCACCATTAGGGAGCTTGGTATAATTGAGGATTTGGAGTCTAGGGGGATTAAGGTTATTCACCATTGGATTAGAGGGTTGAGTCCTGAAGATTCATATAGGCTTAGGATGATGGAAAATGGCAGTGACTTCTTCCTTTCAAGTTGTAATGCTTTAACAATTGATGGCGTTATAGTTAATGCTGATAGTTCTGGCAATAGGGTTGCAGCCCTGTCCTTTGGCCCTAAAAACGTGATAATGGTTGTTGGCGTTAATAAGATTGTATATGATCTCGATATGGCTTTGTGGAGAATATATAATGTTGCAGCCCCCATGAATTCACGTAGACTTGGAGTTAAGGTTCCATGCGCTGAGGCCGGATACTGTGTTGATTGCGATTCAGCGGACTGCCCTGTTAGGGTTATTGAGATCATTGAGCGTAAACCTCAAGCTGGAGATTACCATGTGGTCTTGGTTAATGCAAATCTTGGATTCTAGGATTCACCCGGATTCAAAACACTATACTTTATTTGCAATCATAATGTTTGGAAAGCCTTTAATTCATCTTCACAGATATGTTTAATTGGTGTCTTAAATGTCTGTTTACAATTGGATTTTGAATAGAGCTGTTGAATTGGAAAATGAAACCATATCATTTAGACGTGAAATACACATGTATCCAGAACTTGGATTTCAAGAGAAGCGTACAGCTAAACTTGTATCGGAAATGCTTGGTAAGTGGGGCTATGAAGTTCAT harbors:
- a CDS encoding lactate utilization protein; the encoded protein is MDFKEYREWHSKCNLKIVAENLIKRGFKAKCFDDVRESKNYILSMIPQNATVGVGGSVTIRELGIIEDLESRGIKVIHHWIRGLSPEDSYRLRMMENGSDFFLSSCNALTIDGVIVNADSSGNRVAALSFGPKNVIMVVGVNKIVYDLDMALWRIYNVAAPMNSRRLGVKVPCAEAGYCVDCDSADCPVRVIEIIERKPQAGDYHVVLVNANLGF
- a CDS encoding DMT family transporter; the protein is MKDYIILGIAVFSVSWASIFVVLSNAPGIVCAFWRMTLSSILTLLIMMVNGEYKGITKFSPLIVISGLSLATHFTLWMESLHMIPVAISTTIVNLHPIFSTIIGKFMGERVSGKRLMGIITSIIGSTMMVTGIGELNISEANIQGIIYALIGAASFSIYLSANRILRNEMSTQALTAWVYGIGGIATLTYIFANNINFTSYNINTWTYVILLTIVPMLMGHTLLNYLLRSLGLITVATSTLGEPIISTILAYMILGQIIDGIKMLGMMITLMGIYLAISQ
- the amrS gene encoding AmmeMemoRadiSam system radical SAM enzyme, with product MKEAMLYESMGGGSVKCNLCGRRCIIPEGKTGFCRVRKNVGGKLYSLVYSKACSVACDPIEKKPLFHYNPGASVLSIATIGCNFRCLFCDNWVISQEEEIYGRELPPEKIVELALNNDCQGISYTYTEPTIFFEYAYDTAKIAKSKGLFNTFVTNGYMTPEAVDTIAPYLDAATVDIKCSANPEAYKTLSSVFDVQPIFDCLLELKRKGVFIEVTNLLIPGIDGWERDLENLAKWIAENLGPETPFHILRFHPDYKLYDRSSTPSYMLKKAYEISRNFGLKHVYVGNAPELRLENTYCPQCGQLLIERYGFQVLAYNITEDLKCPKCGYNVNVRGKFWAGGGWLRDIL
- a CDS encoding aldo/keto reductase, with the protein product MKYRRFGSLDWHVSVLGFGAMRLPVIGDDYSNVNEDEAIKMIRYGIEHGINYVDTAYGYHGGKSEVIVGKAVDGYHGRVRVATKMPVYLINSQSDMDKVLDEQLNRLGMDYVDFYLLHGLNRERWKKLKELRVFEWIEHALSSGKIKHIGFSFHDSFDLFKEIIDSYNWTLCQIQYNYLDVDYQAGIRGLKYAASKGIAVVVMEPLAGGLLASPPIEVINVFNEAKVKRSPVEWALMWVWNHPEVSVALSGMSTMQQVVENVKYAENAIPNILSQEELALFDRARDIIRGKGFINCSGCRYCQPCPNGVLIPDIFAYYNAYFRRGRDPSVIDEYNLKIPPNGRAENCIKCGKCEELCPQHIEIRLWLDRARRLFSRPR